A window of the Radiobacillus deserti genome harbors these coding sequences:
- the polA gene encoding DNA polymerase I — protein MSTNKLVLIDGNSIAYRAFFALPLLNNDKGVYTNAVYGFTTMLLRILENENPTHVLVAFDAGKTTFRHKTYSEYKGGRQKTPPELSEQFPLLRELLDAFHIPYYQLENYEADDIIGTLAKQGEKDKWDIRVFSGDKDLLQLVSDQVEVHVTRKGISEVDTYTPSFLLEKMEITPEQVIHMKALMGDNSDNIPGVPGVGQKTAVKLLKDFKTVEGVYDHLDEVSGKKLKEKLEIHKEDAFMSKELATINTSTPVKIDLKDTAYSGYKEKDVINIFKELGFNSLMNRIDGEVAPEEEKQSELPELTYKIVRSLEDVSFAAEEAIIAEIIEENYHSAPIQGFGLVNEDRNIFIPTDVALASDTFKQWAEDGSFKKIVHDSKQTKVSLLNHGIDMEGIEFDLMLASYLLNPSETQFDIPSIGQRLGMGIVSMDEEVYGKGAKKHVPEEDKLAEHIVRKTHLIFELRNKAEEKLKENEQWSLFKELEMPLALILGEMEHQGVLVNEDRLKQMGEELKERLEEIEKEVHELAGETFNLNSPKQLGPILFEKLGLPVIKKTKTGYSTSADILEQLQDKHEIIPKLLMYRQLGKLQSTYIEGLLKVIDKDTKKIHTRFNQALAQTGRLSSIEPNLQNIPIRLEEGKKIRQAFVPSKEGWILFAADYSQIELRVLAHIAKDDKLMEAFREGMDIHTRTAMDVFHVEADEITDNMRRQAKAVNFGIVYGISDYGLSQSLGITRKEAKKFIDAYLDSFPGVRDYMETIVQEAKQTGYVKTLMNRRRYLPDITSRNFNLRSFAERTAMNTPIQGSAADIIKMAMINLHHRLEEEGLEAKMLLQVHDELILEAPESELETLKKIVPEVMEKAVELDVPLQVDYAFGKTWYDAK, from the coding sequence ATGTCCACAAACAAGCTAGTTTTAATAGACGGAAATAGTATCGCCTACCGTGCCTTTTTTGCTTTGCCTTTATTGAACAATGATAAAGGGGTATATACCAATGCGGTTTATGGGTTTACGACGATGCTGCTACGAATTTTAGAAAACGAAAATCCAACCCATGTACTTGTAGCTTTTGATGCTGGAAAAACAACCTTTAGACATAAAACCTATAGTGAATATAAAGGCGGGAGACAAAAAACACCACCTGAGTTATCGGAGCAGTTTCCGCTCTTACGGGAGCTATTAGATGCATTTCATATTCCGTATTATCAATTAGAGAATTACGAAGCGGATGATATTATCGGAACGCTAGCGAAGCAAGGAGAAAAGGATAAATGGGATATCCGTGTTTTTTCTGGAGATAAGGACTTGTTACAACTAGTTTCTGATCAAGTCGAAGTACATGTAACGAGAAAAGGAATTAGTGAAGTAGATACATACACGCCATCCTTCTTATTAGAAAAAATGGAAATCACCCCTGAACAAGTCATTCATATGAAAGCTTTGATGGGAGACAATTCAGATAACATTCCGGGAGTACCAGGCGTTGGTCAAAAAACGGCTGTTAAGCTTCTGAAGGATTTTAAAACCGTTGAAGGTGTATATGATCACTTAGATGAAGTCAGTGGCAAAAAGCTAAAAGAAAAGCTAGAGATACATAAAGAGGATGCATTTATGAGTAAAGAGCTGGCAACCATCAATACTAGTACTCCTGTGAAGATTGATTTAAAGGATACTGCATATTCCGGCTATAAGGAGAAAGACGTCATCAACATCTTTAAGGAGCTTGGGTTTAATTCTTTGATGAACCGGATTGATGGAGAAGTAGCTCCAGAGGAAGAAAAGCAAAGTGAATTACCAGAATTAACATACAAAATTGTTCGTTCCTTAGAGGATGTGTCCTTTGCTGCTGAAGAGGCGATTATTGCAGAAATAATAGAAGAGAATTATCATTCAGCACCTATTCAAGGATTTGGACTCGTAAATGAAGATCGAAATATTTTCATTCCAACAGATGTTGCGTTAGCATCGGATACATTTAAGCAATGGGCGGAGGATGGATCATTCAAAAAAATCGTGCATGATTCCAAACAAACAAAAGTTAGTTTGTTGAATCACGGGATTGATATGGAAGGAATAGAGTTCGATTTAATGCTAGCTTCCTACCTATTAAACCCGTCAGAAACACAATTTGATATTCCATCCATAGGGCAACGGCTCGGAATGGGGATTGTGTCTATGGATGAAGAGGTGTACGGCAAAGGAGCAAAAAAGCATGTTCCAGAAGAGGACAAGCTAGCTGAGCATATTGTTCGTAAAACACATTTAATTTTTGAATTAAGAAATAAGGCAGAAGAAAAACTAAAAGAAAATGAACAGTGGAGCTTATTTAAGGAATTAGAAATGCCACTGGCCCTCATACTAGGAGAAATGGAGCACCAAGGAGTCCTCGTTAACGAAGACCGCTTAAAACAAATGGGGGAAGAATTAAAAGAGCGACTAGAAGAAATCGAAAAAGAGGTGCATGAATTAGCGGGAGAAACCTTTAATTTGAATTCTCCAAAGCAGCTTGGTCCCATTCTATTTGAAAAATTAGGATTACCAGTCATTAAGAAAACCAAAACAGGTTATTCAACGTCTGCAGATATTTTGGAACAGCTACAGGACAAACATGAAATCATTCCAAAGCTTTTAATGTACCGTCAGCTAGGAAAACTTCAATCTACCTACATTGAAGGGTTATTAAAAGTGATAGATAAGGATACAAAAAAGATTCATACTCGTTTTAATCAAGCTTTAGCACAAACGGGAAGATTAAGCTCTATAGAACCCAACCTGCAAAATATCCCGATTCGACTAGAAGAAGGGAAGAAAATTAGACAAGCTTTTGTACCGTCCAAAGAAGGCTGGATTTTGTTTGCAGCGGATTACTCACAAATTGAGCTTCGTGTTCTAGCACATATTGCAAAAGATGATAAGCTAATGGAAGCATTCCGTGAAGGGATGGATATTCATACTAGAACGGCAATGGATGTCTTCCACGTGGAAGCGGATGAAATTACAGATAATATGAGGCGACAAGCGAAAGCAGTTAACTTTGGAATTGTGTATGGAATCAGTGACTACGGATTATCTCAAAGCCTAGGGATTACTAGAAAAGAAGCGAAGAAATTTATTGACGCTTATTTGGATAGTTTCCCTGGAGTGCGTGATTATATGGAAACAATCGTTCAGGAAGCGAAGCAAACGGGCTATGTGAAGACTTTAATGAATAGAAGAAGGTATTTACCTGATATTACTAGCCGTAATTTTAATTTACGTAGCTTTGCGGAACGTACAGCGATGAATACACCAATTCAAGGATCAGCAGCAGATATCATTAAAATGGCAATGATTAATCTTCACCATCGCTTAGAAGAAGAAGGGTTAGAAGCGAAAATGCTATTACAGGTGCATGATGAATTGATTCTTGAAGCTCCAGAATCAGAATTAGAAACCTTGAAAAAAATCGTCCCTGAAGTAATGGAGAAAGCGGTTGAATTAGATGTACCATTACAAGTAGATTACGCATTTGGTAAGACTTGGTACGACGCGAAGTAA
- the pnpS gene encoding two-component system histidine kinase PnpS has product MFEKNLRPFFLYIIIVVVVMVGISSIILPIVEGYQRIIVMITIAGSAVIFFFLMYHIFDKYIKPVRSAAQVSEQLANGNYRARTYESFFGDAGKLTASINVLARNLQEMSLQEKMQENQLRTVIDNMESGLLLIDDKGYVHLVNRKFLSIFGGKKQDYFGYLYYEVVKQEVVHRVVQEAFLYEEMIKNSFTTSIEIQQKYIEIVGAPVVNDANELRGAVLVFHDITELKKLEQMRKDFVANVSHELKTPITSIRGFAETLLDGAMDNDELRMQFLSIILKESERLQTLIHDLLELSKLDKADIKVQREQIEIKQLVEEIIPLAEQQAKDKRIELSFDFDQDTSIRGDSDRLKQVFINLINNALNYTSSGGSVKVKVANRGEWLDISVSDTGMGIPKEAVPRIFERFYRVDKARSRNTGGTGLGLAIVKHIVELHDGKIHVDSEVGKGTTFKLSFPK; this is encoded by the coding sequence ATGTTTGAGAAAAACCTTCGCCCTTTTTTTCTTTATATCATCATTGTTGTGGTCGTAATGGTTGGAATCTCTTCCATCATTCTACCAATTGTAGAAGGGTATCAGCGTATTATAGTTATGATTACGATTGCAGGCTCCGCTGTCATCTTTTTCTTTTTGATGTATCATATTTTCGATAAGTATATAAAGCCTGTTCGTTCTGCAGCTCAAGTATCCGAGCAACTTGCAAATGGAAATTATCGAGCAAGAACATATGAATCTTTTTTTGGAGATGCCGGAAAATTAACTGCTTCAATAAATGTTTTGGCGAGAAACCTACAAGAAATGTCTTTGCAAGAAAAGATGCAAGAAAATCAACTGAGAACAGTGATTGATAATATGGAAAGTGGCCTACTCCTGATTGATGATAAAGGCTATGTTCATTTAGTTAACCGTAAATTCTTAAGTATATTTGGTGGCAAGAAACAAGACTATTTTGGTTATCTTTATTATGAAGTAGTGAAACAGGAAGTGGTTCATCGAGTCGTTCAAGAAGCCTTTTTATATGAAGAAATGATCAAAAATTCCTTCACAACGTCCATAGAAATACAACAAAAATATATCGAAATTGTGGGAGCACCAGTAGTTAATGATGCGAATGAATTAAGAGGCGCTGTTCTAGTTTTTCACGATATCACCGAACTGAAAAAGCTAGAACAAATGAGGAAAGACTTTGTAGCCAACGTATCTCATGAATTAAAAACACCGATTACTTCCATTCGAGGATTTGCTGAGACGTTGTTAGACGGAGCAATGGATAATGATGAGCTACGGATGCAGTTTTTATCTATAATCCTTAAGGAGAGTGAGCGGCTCCAAACATTGATCCACGATTTACTGGAGTTATCTAAGCTCGATAAAGCAGATATAAAGGTACAAAGAGAACAAATAGAAATTAAACAATTGGTGGAAGAGATTATACCGCTAGCAGAACAGCAAGCAAAAGACAAGCGAATTGAACTATCTTTTGATTTTGATCAAGATACTAGTATTCGAGGAGATTCGGATCGTTTAAAGCAAGTATTTATTAATCTTATAAATAATGCATTAAACTATACATCCTCCGGTGGCAGTGTAAAGGTTAAGGTTGCTAATCGAGGTGAGTGGTTAGATATCTCGGTTTCTGATACGGGAATGGGAATCCCTAAAGAAGCAGTCCCACGTATTTTTGAACGATTCTATCGTGTGGATAAAGCACGAAGTCGAAACACTGGTGGTACAGGCTTAGGATTAGCAATTGTTAAGCATATAGTAGAACTGCATGATGGAAAAATCCATGTGGATAGTGAAGTCGGGAAAGGAACAACATTTAAACTTTCCTTCCCGAAATAG
- a CDS encoding response regulator transcription factor, producing MSQKVLIVDDEESIVTLLKYNVELAGFQTEVAYTGREGLDKALHESFDLIILDLMLPELDGTEVCKQLRQNKVDTPILMLTAKDDEFDKVLGLELGADDYLTKPFSTKEVVARIKAILRRTNNRHSDGVQSVIKIGQLTIHPEQYEAVIRDETLMFTRKEFELLLYLAKHKGKVLSRDQLLSAVWNYDFVGDTRIVDVHISHLREKIEPDTRHPVYIKTIRGLGYKMEEPA from the coding sequence ATGAGTCAAAAAGTTTTAATTGTTGATGATGAAGAATCTATCGTAACGTTATTAAAATATAATGTAGAACTTGCTGGATTTCAAACCGAAGTGGCATATACAGGAAGAGAGGGGCTAGACAAAGCACTTCATGAATCGTTTGATCTTATTATTCTAGATCTCATGCTTCCTGAGTTGGATGGGACAGAAGTATGCAAGCAGTTAAGACAAAATAAAGTGGACACTCCTATACTTATGTTGACGGCAAAAGATGATGAGTTCGATAAAGTACTAGGACTTGAACTTGGTGCCGATGACTATTTAACGAAACCGTTTAGTACGAAAGAGGTTGTTGCTCGAATAAAAGCAATCCTAAGAAGGACGAATAATCGCCATTCAGATGGTGTCCAATCGGTAATTAAAATAGGACAGCTCACTATTCATCCTGAACAATACGAAGCTGTAATCCGGGATGAGACGCTAATGTTTACGCGAAAAGAGTTTGAACTTCTTCTTTATCTAGCAAAGCATAAAGGGAAAGTGCTATCTCGTGATCAATTGTTGAGCGCCGTTTGGAATTACGATTTTGTAGGGGATACAAGAATTGTTGATGTCCATATTAGTCACTTACGAGAAAAAATCGAACCAGACACCAGACATCCTGTGTATATCAAGACCATTCGAGGTCTTGGATATAAGATGGAGGAACCTGCTTAA
- a CDS encoding FAS1-like dehydratase domain-containing protein: MIGKRRKIGKNLHELAIGDSYQETRKVEDRDILLYLGLTDDANPLYIQHDYASQTPYKRPLVPPTMLIGIASSMISMHLPGPGCHILEQHLKYPNPLYHYSEIDIELEIIQINEEDSTIMIQVKGKNGDGTVLDGTFLVSPASKLESLTAQSLRNFN, encoded by the coding sequence TTGATAGGGAAAAGAAGAAAAATTGGAAAGAATTTGCATGAGCTAGCCATTGGTGATTCCTATCAGGAAACTAGAAAAGTGGAAGACCGTGATATCCTACTTTATTTAGGTTTAACAGATGATGCAAACCCTCTCTATATTCAACACGATTATGCCTCACAGACACCCTACAAACGACCACTTGTTCCGCCTACTATGTTGATAGGTATTGCTTCATCCATGATTTCTATGCACCTGCCAGGACCAGGCTGTCACATTTTAGAGCAGCATTTAAAGTACCCAAATCCCCTGTATCACTATTCAGAGATTGACATAGAGTTAGAAATTATACAAATTAATGAAGAAGATTCTACGATTATGATCCAAGTAAAAGGGAAAAATGGAGATGGAACCGTATTAGATGGAACTTTTCTCGTTAGTCCAGCATCAAAATTAGAATCTTTAACAGCTCAATCGTTACGTAATTTTAATTAA
- the mdh gene encoding malate dehydrogenase, whose translation MTIKRRKVSVIGGGFTGATTALMVAQKELADVVLVDIPNMEDPTKGKALDMLEASPVQGFDAKIIGTADYADTADSDIVIITAGIARKPGMSRDDLVATNAKIMKSVTQEIVKYSPNTTIIVLTNPVDAMTYTVFKESGFPKNRVIGQSGVLDTARFRTFVAEELNLSVKDVTGFVLGGHGDDMVPLIRYSYAGGIPLEKLISKERLDAIVERTRKGGGEIVNLLGNGSAYYAPAASLAVMTEAILKDQRRVLPSIAYLEGEYGYQDIYLGVPTIIGGNGLEEVIELDLLEDERAALDKSAESVKSVLKVLQ comes from the coding sequence ATGACCATTAAAAGAAGAAAAGTTTCTGTCATTGGTGGAGGCTTTACTGGCGCAACAACAGCTCTTATGGTGGCTCAAAAGGAATTAGCAGACGTAGTGTTAGTTGATATCCCAAATATGGAAGATCCGACAAAAGGTAAAGCATTAGATATGCTTGAAGCAAGTCCTGTTCAAGGATTTGATGCTAAAATCATTGGTACAGCTGATTATGCAGATACTGCAGACTCAGACATCGTTATAATTACCGCAGGAATCGCTCGAAAGCCAGGGATGAGTCGTGACGATTTAGTTGCTACAAACGCTAAAATTATGAAAAGTGTTACACAAGAAATCGTGAAGTATTCTCCAAATACGACGATTATCGTTCTGACGAATCCAGTGGATGCCATGACATACACGGTATTTAAGGAATCTGGATTCCCTAAGAACCGTGTGATTGGTCAATCTGGTGTACTTGACACAGCTCGTTTCCGTACTTTCGTAGCAGAAGAACTCAATCTCTCTGTTAAAGATGTCACAGGTTTTGTTCTTGGCGGTCACGGGGACGATATGGTGCCATTAATTCGTTATTCGTATGCAGGCGGTATTCCTTTAGAAAAGTTGATTTCAAAAGAACGCCTGGATGCTATTGTAGAGCGGACAAGAAAGGGTGGCGGAGAAATCGTCAACCTTTTAGGCAATGGTAGTGCTTATTATGCACCTGCCGCTTCGCTTGCCGTTATGACAGAAGCAATTCTAAAGGATCAACGAAGAGTACTTCCAAGCATCGCTTATCTAGAAGGCGAGTATGGTTATCAGGATATTTATCTTGGTGTGCCTACTATTATCGGTGGCAATGGCCTTGAGGAAGTTATTGAGTTAGATTTGTTAGAAGATGAAAGAGCAGCACTTGATAAATCTGCGGAATCTGTTAAGAGTGTCTTAAAAGTATTACAGTAA
- the icd gene encoding NADP-dependent isocitrate dehydrogenase: MNRRVSFMTQGEKITVTNGVLNVPNKPVIPFIEGDGTGPDIWAAASRVLEAAVNKAYNGEKSIEWKEVLAGQKAFDQTGEWLPAETLDVIRDYKIAIKGPLTTPIGGGIRSLNVALRQELDLFTCLRPVRYFEGVPSPVKRPEDTDMVIFRENTEDIYAGIEWQKGSDEVKKVIEFLKNEMGVHKIRFPETSGIGIKPVSEEGTKRLVRAAIDYAINEGRKSVTLVHKGNIMKFTEGAFKNWGYELAEQEYGDKVFTWAEYDKIVEKDGRAAADKAQEEAEKAGKIIVKDAIADIFLQQILTRPKEFDVVATMNLNGDYISDALAAQVGGIGIAPGANINYETGHAIFEATHGTAPKYAGLDKVNPSSVILSGVLMLEHLEWREAADLIIKAMDKTIASKVVTYDFARMMDGATEVKTSEFADALISNMD; the protein is encoded by the coding sequence ATAAATAGGAGGGTATCATTTATGACACAAGGTGAAAAAATTACAGTAACGAATGGGGTATTGAATGTTCCAAACAAACCAGTCATTCCTTTCATTGAAGGAGATGGAACAGGACCTGATATTTGGGCAGCAGCTAGTCGTGTACTAGAAGCGGCTGTTAACAAAGCGTACAATGGAGAAAAATCAATCGAATGGAAAGAAGTTCTAGCAGGACAAAAAGCTTTTGATCAAACAGGGGAATGGCTACCTGCTGAAACATTAGATGTAATTCGCGACTATAAAATTGCGATAAAAGGACCTTTAACGACACCAATCGGTGGAGGAATTCGTTCCCTTAACGTAGCATTGCGTCAAGAGCTAGATTTATTTACTTGTCTACGTCCAGTACGTTATTTTGAAGGTGTACCATCACCTGTTAAACGTCCTGAAGATACAGACATGGTTATTTTCCGTGAAAATACGGAAGATATTTATGCAGGCATTGAATGGCAAAAAGGTAGCGATGAAGTAAAGAAAGTAATTGAATTCTTGAAAAACGAAATGGGTGTACATAAAATCCGTTTCCCTGAAACTTCTGGTATTGGAATTAAGCCAGTATCTGAAGAGGGTACGAAGCGTCTTGTTCGTGCGGCTATTGATTATGCTATCAATGAAGGTCGCAAAAGTGTAACACTAGTTCATAAAGGAAACATCATGAAATTTACTGAGGGTGCTTTCAAAAACTGGGGTTATGAATTAGCTGAACAAGAATACGGAGATAAAGTATTCACTTGGGCAGAATATGACAAGATTGTTGAAAAAGATGGAAGAGCAGCTGCTGATAAAGCGCAAGAAGAAGCAGAAAAAGCTGGCAAAATTATCGTAAAAGACGCAATTGCTGATATCTTCCTTCAACAAATTTTAACTCGTCCAAAAGAATTTGATGTAGTAGCAACGATGAACCTTAACGGAGACTACATCTCTGATGCACTTGCTGCGCAAGTAGGTGGTATTGGAATTGCTCCTGGAGCAAATATTAACTACGAAACTGGACACGCTATTTTTGAAGCTACGCACGGAACTGCTCCAAAATACGCTGGTCTAGATAAAGTAAATCCATCTTCTGTTATCCTATCTGGTGTACTAATGCTTGAACATCTGGAGTGGAGAGAAGCTGCAGACCTTATCATTAAAGCGATGGATAAAACAATTGCTTCCAAAGTTGTAACATATGACTTTGCTCGTATGATGGACGGAGCTACTGAAGTAAAAACATCTGAATTCGCTGATGCATTAATCTCAAACATGGACTAA